The nucleotide sequence tttttaaataaatgataaatttaaattcttattccggtaataaaataaatctgacaTGTTTAATGGCAAACGAGGGGAATTTTAGCATAATGGAGGAATAATCAAAACTGTTTCACTGTACCGCATACTAAACCGGATTCATTCATGTATTATAATAGCTTGCCTTAACGAGCTTTCCTTGCTAAATGCGGTTCAGCAGAATCTCTATCTATCTTTTCTCGTATAAGGCTTATTTATCCAGTGCACCCACGGATCTCAAcgtcatttaattaattttttcagcaaacTGTTTGGAACGACCCATCTGTTCCTtaatgtaagtaaaaaaatcaatatgttTCTTCTATACGACATTTTTGTTAATCATATATCTAAAATCGTTGGATTTTACACTGAAGCTGGTTATATAAGAGGAGGAAGGCAAATTTCTCTCTTGAGTGCaacagttatttatttatttcaacggCACAGTTAATTtacaagaatataataaaatatataataataacaataacaacaaGTGGCAAAGAATATAACAATAATCAATAATATGAAAgtcttaatttaaatgaattaactGACCTATCTACGAAGGGGTCAAGATTAAGCTCATTAAATGCCCTCATCATTCTGGTGATTGGAGAAACGTATCCGTAATTAGCATGATGGCAGGATTCTGACATCTATTAgtttgaaagaactcgtccattatctcaaagagacctaaactagagaaaaaatgaacactctaagtctcagtctcaaaatatctttttatgtattaatcaggtaacatgtttcgctaataaagcatcatcagacctacaagaaacagaaaaatatacaataacacggcacaaaaattcaacaaaaaatataattaatataaaaagggaAAAACGTGACAGGTCTAGGTATTTGAACCCACGCTAAGTTGATCTCGGTGAAACACCAGACCGTTAACCACTCGGCCAGCCCTGCTTATGACTATTAAAGTATATATGCGTATCGTGAGCAAAAGCAAGAGgttagataagattattaaagataagtcctggctcaaaggtgaaaacatcattaacgcatgtcaaaattggactctttttggctttggtgatttccattttctccaagagatccaactttctacccttagggcactcgtgaacaatggaaacattttcagggacGGAAAAACTATGACCCGTTGATAATATATGGTTAGCAAATGCTTACTTAGTTTCTGTGGTGTTGGTGTCCCTGAACTTATTAATGAGGCTTAGGTGTTCCTGTACCCTTGTGGATAGTCTTCTTCCTGATTGTCCCACATAAACAGCCGGGCAATCCTTacaattaagacaatatacacccgGTTTAGATAGAGGGTCACTTTTATCCAACGTCTTTACTAGGTTCTTTCTTAGCAAGTTAGTCGTTTTGAAAGCTATGGAAAGGCTGAAAGGctaaaaaattttgcaagttgttgagaaatgccgccgaaataactaaggcatctaaaatttattattgttggtGATGTTGTTTGGTGGGTGGAcgatgtaaataataaataaataaaaaggcctttattttatactcggcgaagggcagcatgctgttaacttaaccgagtacacataaatattacaataatattattactatcacaaacacacataattattaagtagttactaatagaaaatgttaaaatatacagaagacaaaaaaaaaattaactataacttacaaagaaaaatacaaattttacagcTTAACGACTACTTGACATCATAATACTATACATATGCATGACCGATTTAACAATacaaatacttattaaaaaaattaaatagaacaatagaaataaaacttaaaaaaaaaaaaacaatcccaAAAAAAGTCGAAATAAAATCATCCAGTTGACTGTTTAATTCTAAGTTATTACTTGatattattgctatttttctcgatatttattgttggctttcaatcaatatcttttttaggTTGTTTTTAAAGGATTGGAAAGACTTATCAGTACGgtgactaataatatatttatttattagctttGAAGCACAGAAAGAAAATGATCTTTGAAAAATCGCAGTGCTATGTCGGGggatatcaaattttaaaaccgtGCGTGTTGTTCGATTATGCCTGGTAGTTCCTGATTTAAGTTTATTTCGTAAGTAGGAGGgactattgttttttaaaagtttgaataGGAAACTGCagtaatgaagtttttctctattttgcaCATTAAGCCACTTCAATTCTTTTAGCTTGCAAGTTACATGATCCCTTCCTCTCAACCCATAAACAAAGCGAATGCAAgagttctgtattttttgcagtttgtacCTACAAGAAGCATCAAGACATGGTCCATAAACAAAATTAGAGTAATTACAATGTGATAAAATTAGAGCTTCACAAAGCTGCCTTTTTAGTGTAATACTTAATAGATCCttacttttatacaaatttctCAGGGACATATATGCTCTTTGAACTACTTTAGATACTTGTGTTTTAAACCTCAAATTTGTATCAAAAGTTACACCTAAGTTTTTgtgttcttttaaattcagaatttttTCACTATCTATCACAAGATCACAGTTCATACGAGACCATGATGCCAAGGGGCCAATGTAAATTACAGCcgatttttttgggtttaattttaaaccattttttttttaataatggtgAATTGTATCTAAGCACTGACCCAATGATTGCATAGATTCATCAACGTTATTCTTAGTAAACTGTTTATAAATTTGTGTATCATCACAGTATTGAGCCATACGACAGTcgcgaattttattttttaggtcatttatataaagtataaacAGCAAAGGGCCCAGAATGGATTCCTGGGGAACACCTCTTTTTAAATCGGCTGGCTCAGAGAACGAGTCTTCCACTCTTGTTATCTGGGATCTATTTGTAAGATAATTACGGCAAAAACGCACAGCTTTCGGTAAGAATCCGTAATAGGAGAGCTTCGCTAAAAGTAAGTTATGATGTAGAGTATCGAATGCCTTGCTGAAATCTAACAGAACCAAAGCTGTCGTCTCACCCTTATCCCAAGCATCAATAATATCATCCAAGACTCCAAGAAGGGCTGAAGCAGTATTAAAGCCACGGCGAAACCCCGATTGCGTTTCCGagagcaaattatttttcacgATATATTCAATCATCTGGTTGTATATGAGtttctcaaaaatcttggaCAATACAGAAAGTAGGCTTATTGGTCGTAAGTCAGAAAAGCCATCCGGGTTAGAGACCTTAGGTAGCGGCAACACTATTGCCTTTTTCCACAAAGAGGGAAATTTACCTATCTCGAtgcaagtattaaaaatatgagtTAGCACCGGAATGACACGTGATAGTAGTACATACGTCAAATCTTTAAAAGCCTtgcaagtgcctggaataaaataaaaaaattgttcactGATATTGCAGTCAGTACCTTGTGTCAACAAAGTCACTTTGCTTCGCCTTGGAAACAGGTGGAGCACAATGTCATTTTTGTTAGACAGAAGTGACAGCTACTGTCAATGTCAAACTATAAAACTTCACAACAAACCTCTATACATTGATGCCAGTGGATCCActatttaaacaattaacaaGTTTCTAAGATTCGACGTTGCGAACATAATTTCTGATTACTGTAAGTTGTTTGTACCTTTTGAGAATTAAGTTGTTATTAAAGGCGGGAACAGACTAAGCAAACATTGTTGAGCAAGAGCTAAACAACTGTTGAGCAAGAGTTGATCAACTGTTGGCAAACAAACGTCGATGATTGTTGGAAAACATCGGCGAACCATGTTGCTGGAAAGTTCATTCAGTCGAGCCAAAATGTGCGACGAAGACGATGCTTTACTCGCATGGTGCacgtttttattaatgaaaattaaaaaatagcgtAACTGCAGAAAGCGACGGTGGTGGCAAAGAAGTATATTCGCAAACAGAAAACGGAAGTTTTTACCAGAACTAAGAATGGAAGATCAAATGCTGTTCAAAAACTTTACCCGAGTTAATGCAACCGCATTTGAAAGTCTCATCGTTATGATTGGacctaaaattgaaaaaaaaattacaaactttcGGGAAGCCATATGCGTGAAAACAAGATTAATGATAACTTTAAGGTTTTTAGCCACTGGAGATTCATATGTCAGTCTAATGTAACTATTATAAATTTCTAAACAGCTAATTGGTACTATAGTTCCTGAAACTTGCGAAGCCCTTATAGAAGCATTGGCAGATCATATTCAGGTaagaaaagaaatcaaattcttttttccttatttaatcaaataaaaacatataagaacgtaatatagtttttatgaaATGTCCGTAGAGTTATCCGCTTGGGATCCAATTAGGGCGTCAATAAAGCTATGTTCATTTGGACTATCTTGATCAGAAGGATGTTGAATGCTTGTTGATGTATAATAAGGAGGTGGAGCTGGTGCGTAAGAGAGCGAACTTGAGACAGGTGATACGATGTGAATGATGAAAGTATTCGCATATCAGCATCATGGAGAcgcaattaattttatgttctaCATCAGCTCGAACAAATGCATCATACgttcttaatttatttgccaCGTATTCCCCATATGAGgccattatttgcaaaactcgTCCTATGCTTTAAAGCAAATTGttcaggaaatgaaaaaaatgctcaCAGAACTACTAATGCATTATAATttagctgtttttttttactggtagCTTCGTAGGTACAGAAAAGCAAAACCACTAATTAGAAATCTAAAACGCTAAAAAtgttgctaaaaataaataaataaagtgcatagagagagttttgcaaataaaattaaaaaaatatatatcttctAGTTCTTCCCTTTATTAATCAAacatgataataatattaaaactaggGTGAAAGCATAAACAAATCCTAATTGCGTTTATTTAACtgcataaaaaacaaagaaacattttttctaacaaaaataaatgttggaAATTCAGTCAAAACAAAACTCAGTTTGATTTTGGCATCCCTCCAACTTATCGTCTTCTTCGCGTGCGCGTCTTCTTTATGTCCTTTTCGACCAAACCAAAAACCCTGTCGGGAGGGATGAAGGAATGTCCAACCATCGGGAAAATCAGTTCCagacatttaatgttttttggcGCCCCTTCTTGAAGCCAGTGGGCCAGCATTGCCatcattatagtatttttattttggccgcCACACCCGTcggcaaataaatttatttttgttacggaattttcaaaattgaagttaatcAAAACATCTCGAACAGCCGATGTTATAGCATTAGAATGTTTCGGAGATTGAATTTCGGTCCATAAGTATGAAAAGACATTTGTGACTCTTAATTGAGTCTGGGAGCTACCACATACGACTGTGAAATTATGGTAATTAATTTGCTGGCTAAAGTAGGCAGATTGGTCAGGCAACCGTGGTAAGGCCAGATTCTTTTGACAATCAAAAGAAAAGGTAACTGTTGTTGGTTTAGtgtatttaagtaatttgaAAAAGGTTTTTGCCTTCAATACGTGGATGCGAGGTTCCACAATTAATTGATGCCTACCACTCGCGGATGTCATTGATTTAATCTGTTCTTTCGTCCTCAAGCAGAAAGAACAACAGTCAGTCTGTGGGGTCCCAAATGCAATATTGTAATTAGCATTTACATATTTTCtgaaataacttatttttacatttataccTTCCGGGGTTTTTGCCAGATATTGATTGTAGAGCTTTTTAAAAGAAAGGTCACAAGGTAAATACATCCGGACACTTGACTTGCTTCGGCAATAGTGCGATTCAACACACTGAATTGATTCAATGAATTGCTTTATGCTTTTTTgcttgtcaatattttttacacctACTCGATCGCCACCTCTGCGTTCCTTTGGAAGAGCCCCGAAAAGCACAAAATTTCGCATTACCCTTTGAATTCTATCTttactaaaatttgatatttccaAAAGGGCATTTCGGCATACCCTTATCAAGTGCCCATCCTTCAAACGGATATTGTATTGTATAGAAACCTGAGCGTGGTCTGTTTTACCTCTTTTGGGTTGGTTTCCCGTGCAGCAAGCCAGTATTCGCCTATCTTGTTCTATCTTGTCTTTAGATTCGTACAAGTACGCGTGACACTCCTTGACCTGCGCCATCGTTAGTGTCGTGCAATAATAAGGTTGTCCTGGTCGACCATCATGCTTGCAGGTCGGATACGTTGCCAGAGTCTGTGGTAAATGCCTAGAATAGAACAGCAGGGATTAATTAAAAGATTCTATGacacattaaaaaatgatataccTACCGCATACGCTTGgcaacatttcttttatagttttctgGCTGACGTTCTTTCTTACGTCCTTTCCCAGCAGGGCTAGGTAAAACACTTGAACTAGCATGTAGTATTTCCATAGCAAATAAGacgttaaaataataattgaacacTGAACAATATCAACAATCGTTGAAATAAGACGGACGATAACAACTAATATGACACACGCTGCGACTGCAAATAAGACGTAAAAACACATAAACAGCTGCAAAAAGTCACGTGAATATTCTAACGCGCGCTATTGGTTCAAACGCATTCAGCGAGTTTTGCAACTAATTTCGCGAAGCATAGAGCCAGTTTTGCAAATTACAAGCCTTTTTGATATGATATTTAGGTATCAAAGAGCCTGTTTAGCGCGGAACTGACTCGACCAAACTATTAGCcttataaaaatgaacatttctgacacaaaaaacaattttcggTAAAAATGTCGATTAGcgagttttgcaaataatggcCTCATATACTTCAAAGCTATCTCTTACTCTTCGATTTTCTGTaagtgtttttattgatttaaaagctTCATCCATTTGAGGATCAGACACATTTGGGCGCTTTCCCGAGGTTTTTTTTCCTACTGGAACCAACTGCCTTACGGTGTCTCGTTGTGACGGTTCTAATTCTATTCCAATATTATGAGGATCCAAAGGGTTTAACTGCTTTCCAGAACTGTTCTTTCTTATTGTTGCTAACTGCTTTACTGTGTCATGAGGTGTTTCTGCTTGCTGTAATTGAAGAATGCTTGAGGAACCTTCAGTAAGGATGGTTTCTGATGAATCCTCGTATTGCGTGTTTTCCAAGTCCTGAAACAAAGTATACATGCCTATAGTAtgggtataataataatatgcagAGTACATATTTAGATATTGGGAGGTCATAAGGGCACTTAATGAACAATTGCGGCCTTTGTTGgatatcctttttttaaataatgttttttttttcagttaccaGATTCACCTGAAGAGTGGCTCAAAATTTCCGATGACTATGAAAACTTATGGAATTTTCCTCAATGCTTAGGAGCCATTGACGGTAAACACGTCGTACTACAATGCCCCTTTAGAAGTGGAAgcgaatattataattacaagggCACTTTCAGTATTGTACTTATGGCAGTAGTAGATGCAAAGTATCGATTTTTATACGTAAACGTGGGATGTCAAGGACGAATTTCAGAtggtggtatttttaaaaatacacttttcgCGAGAAAACTAAATGATGGGACTTTAAATTTACCAGCTGAAAAACTCCTGCCAGGACAACAGGACGAACAACACCTTTTGTATTTGTTTGCGACGATGCGTTTCCTCTACAGAAGAACCTGATGAAATCATTTCCCGGCGAACATTTGAAGGGGACGTTCCAACGCTCATTTAATTACAGATTATCGCGAGCAAGACGAGTAGTGTAgtggaaaatgcttttggcGTTATGTCGTCTGTATTTCGAGTTTTGCGAAAGCCCTTGCTTTTGCAACCTACTACTGCTGAAATAATTGTTCTTACATGTTGctacttacataattttttacaaaatactaaaacaaTCATGGGCTGATATGCTCCTCCTGGAACCTATGACTATGAAGATATTTCAACGGGCATTTTGGTTCATGGATCTTGGCGAAACGAACCATAACCTTCATCTACATTTATGAAGTTAAATAGAATTGGTAGAAAATCAACCAGAGTAGCACAGGAAGTTCGAAAACAATTTGCACATTATTTTTCAGGCCATGAAAGAGTGCCTTGGCAAGAcagaatagaataaaataatatgtttcattataaagaaataaaaaagtttacttACTTGTTCTTGAGTATCTCTTGTATGTTTTGGTGTTTTCttgtcttttaaaaacattaaatgtttATATCTAAACCAACGGGACACGTATAATTCATTTGTTCCTTGGCCACATTTTGTGACGCTTTTTGCACATTCCCGTCTAAACTGGAGAACGTTCCATTTCCTCTCAATTTCTTCTCGGGATAGTTCTAAAACGGTCGCTATAATATTGAATGCGTCAGttcgtttatttttgtttttataagctTCATTTTTGGTTATAATGTTCCCTTACAAGCTCTATCAAATTTAGAACTTGGTCTTCTAACCAATCGTGCGACTTTTTCAAATGAATTGAACGTTACTCTGCCGATGTACCGCTCTCGAATGCCTGAATTAAACTAAACATGCATATTGACAAGTTTGCGCATGTATACACCGGCGAAACTGTTGACGCACTGTTGGTCAACTTTTCCTTTGATGTACAGCCTCGGGAGCGAACATCATGCAACAGTTTATCAACAGTTGCGCAACTGTTGAGCAACACGTATAAATTGAGCCAACTCACGAGTTGATCAACTGTTGCTCAACAATGTTTGCTTAG is from Anthonomus grandis grandis chromosome 14, icAntGran1.3, whole genome shotgun sequence and encodes:
- the LOC126744439 gene encoding uncharacterized protein LOC126744439 isoform X2 yields the protein MEILHASSSVLPSPAGKGRKKERQPENYKRNVAKRMRHLPQTLATYPTCKHDGRPGQPYYCTTLTMAQVKECHAYLYESKDKIEQDRRILACCTGNQPKRV
- the LOC126744439 gene encoding uncharacterized protein LOC126744439 isoform X1, which encodes MEILHASSSVLPSPAGKGRKKERQPENYKRNVAKRMRHLPQTLATYPTCKHDGRPGQPYYCTTLTMAQVKECHAYLYESKDKIEQDRRILACCTGNQPKRGKTDHAQVSIQYNIRLKDGHLIRVCRNALLEISNFSKDRIQRVMRNFVLFGALPKERRGGDRVGVKNIDKQKSIKQFIESIQCVESHYCRSKSSVRMYLPCDLSFKKLYNQYLAKTPEGINVKISYFRKYVNANYNIAFGTPQTDCCSFCLRTKEQIKSMTSASGRHQLIVEPRIHVLKAKTFFKLLKYTKPTTVTFSFDCQKNLALPRLPDQSAYFSQQINYHNFTVVCGSSQTQLRVTNVFSYLWTEIQSPKHSNAITSAVRDVLINFNFENSVTKINLFADGCGGQNKNTIMMAMLAHWLQEGAPKNIKCLELIFPMVGHSFIPPDRVFGLVEKDIKKTRTRRRR